Proteins co-encoded in one Astatotilapia calliptera chromosome 18, fAstCal1.2, whole genome shotgun sequence genomic window:
- the mrps14 gene encoding small ribosomal subunit protein uS14m has protein sequence MFFLSTSGGFAQVKSNMAVNRLTCLGLNALYSTVCVPKQALRSCWGAVEQVRSYYVDWRMLRDVKRRQMAFDYADERLRINALRKNTILPKELQEIADKEISALPRDSCPVRIRNRCVMTSRPRGVKRRWRLSRIVFRHLADHNQMSGILRARW, from the exons atgttttttctttcaacctCCGGTGGTTTCGCGCAAGTCAAATCCAATATGGCGGTTAACAGACTAACATGTTTGGGGTTAAATGCCCTTTATTCCACCGTCTGCGTCCCAAAACAG GCATTGAGGAGCTGCTGGGGGGCGGTGGAGCAGGTGAGAAGTTACTATGTTGACTGGAGGATGCTGAGGGATGTCAAGAGGAGGCAGATGGCCTTTGACTATGCTGATGAGAGGTTACGAATTAACGCACTGAGGAAAAACACCATCCTACCCAAAGAGCTTCAG gagaTAGCAGACAAAGAGATTTCAGCACTACCCAGAGACAGCTGCCCTGTGAGGATACGTAACAGGTGTGTGATGACTTCCCGACCACGAGGAGTGAAGCGGAGGTGGCGTCTTAGCCGTATTGTCTTTCGTCATCTAGCTGACCACAATCAGATGTCTGGGATTCTGAGAGCAAGGTGGTGA
- the plk3 gene encoding serine/threonine-protein kinase PLK3 codes for MSTGCFTAAQRISCHTMNADLFKPAPERGGPQQTSAPAKNSRNKHDQPKPELAQVVTDLKTGRSYIKGKLLGKGGFARCYEMTDLSNNKMYAVKVIPQSRVSKPHQRDKITNEIELHRTLSHKHVVKFSHYFEDQENIYIFLELCSRKSLAHIWKARHTLTEPEVRYYLRQIISGLKYLHSRGILHRDLKLGNFFINENMELRLGDFGLAAKLETVEQRKKTICGTPNYLAPEVLNRQGHGTESDVWSLGCVMYTLMCGNPPFETLDLKETYKCIKEVRYNLPSTLSPAAQKLISGILQKNPSDRLTLDQILNHEFFKGFTPDKLPPSSCTMVPELHPPSPAKKFFTKMAKSLFGKKKAKVEKIPCEDKEDKDISKLVSGIVKCSINRQISYKTVGNNEVTSPTGQLVSSVPLEQTPAEEESRKSISRSFKGTMASSTEPCEDVLTPAAVADSALKVLTNCLATMPAANRNPPCLSSPQSFLWVTKWVDYSNKYGFGYQLSNQNVGVLFNEGTHLSLCDQRKTVHYCLTNNKHFSFPSNSLPEQLRNQKQIVELMANYMEENLMEGGDLHCQEHVSAPPPLLLQWVKTDHALVMLFNNDTLQVNFYTDHTKIILCKSSDDAYLLTYISRERASCTYLLSMLNEMGCTSELRHRLRYVVQLLQHHTDA; via the exons ATGAGTACCGGCTGTTTCACCGCGGCTCAGCGGATTTCGTGCCACACCATGAATGCGGATTTATTTAAGCCTGCTCCGGAGCGTGGTGGACCCCAACAGACTTCTGCCCCGGCGAAAAACAGCAGGAATAAACACGATCAACCCAAACCGGAGCTGGCTCAGGTTGTGACGGATCTCAAGACGGGGAGGTCCTACATTAAAGGGAAGCTTTTGGGAAAG GGCGGCTTTGCTCGATGCTATGAGATGACAGACCTGTCCAACAACAAAATGTATGCAGTGAAGGTGATCCCACAGAGCAGGGTGTCCAAACCACACCAGAGAGACAAG ATTACGAACGAGATCGAGCTGCACAGAACGCTGTCACACAAGCATGTGGTGAAATTCTCCCACTATTTCGAGGACCAAGAAAACATCTACATCTTCCTCGAGCTGTGCAGTCGGAAG TCCCTGGCACACATTTGGAAGGcgagacacacactcacagagccTGAAGTGCGCTATTACCTCAGACAGATCATATCTGGCCTCAAGTACCTCCACAGCAGAGGAATCCTGCACAGGGATCTCAAACTAG GGAACTTTTTCATCAATGAGAACATGGAGTTGCGGCTGGGAGACTTTGGCCTCGCTGCCAAGCTGGAGACAgttgaacaaagaaaaaa aaCAATCTGTGGGACTCCCAATTACTTGGCTCCTGAGGTGCTCAACAGACAGGGCCACGGCACAGAGTCTGACGTGTGGTCCCTCGGATGTGTCAT GTACACACTGATGTGTGGAAACCCTCCTTTTGAGACGCTCGACTTGAAAGAGACGTACAAGTGTATTAAAGAAGTTCGCTACAACCTGCCCTCCACGCTTTCCCCTGCTGCTCAGAAACTCATCTCAGGCATCCTGCAGAAGAATCCCAGTGACAGACTCACGCTGGATCAGATCCTCAACCACGAATTCTTCAAA GGTTTCACTCCTGACAAACTTCCCCCCAGCAGCTGTACAATGGTGCCAGAGCTACACCCTCCCAGCCCTGCCAAGAAATTCTTCACTAAAATGGCCAAAAGCCTATTTggaaagaagaaagcaaaag TGGAAAAAATTCCATGCGAGGACAAAGAGGACAAGGATATTTCCAAGCTGGTGTCGGGCATCGTTAAATGTTCCATCAACCGGCAGATCAGCTACAAAACAGTGGGAAACAACGAG GTGACGTCTCCCACCGGTCAGCTGGTGAGCTCTGTGCCTCTGGAGCAGACTCCTGCTGAGGAGGAATCCAGAAAGTCCATTTCCCGGTCTTTTAAGGGCACCATGGCCAGCAGCACTGAAC CGTGTGAGGATGTGCTGACCCCTGCAGCTGTTGCCGACTCTGCCCTGAAAGTTCTCACAAACTGCCTGGCCACCATGCCTGCAG CCAATAGGAATCCACCCTGCCTGTCCAGTCCGCAGTCCTTCCTGTGGGTGACTAAATGGGTTGACTACTCCAACAAGTATGGCTTTGGCTACCAGCTCTCAAACCAAAACGTAGGCGTGCTCTTCAATGAGGGAACACATCTCAGTCTTTGTGACCAGCGCAA GACTGTCCACTACTGCTTGACCAACAACAAACACTTCAGCTTCCCTTCAAACTCTCTACCTGAGCAGCTGCGCAACCAGAAACAAATAGTTGAACTAATGGCTAACTACATGGAGGAGAACCTAATGGAG GGTGGAGATCTGCATTGTCAGGAACatgtctcagctcctcctcctctgctcctccagtGGGTGAAGACTGACCATGCTCTTGTCATGCTCTTCAATAATGATACTCTACAG gttaacTTCTACACAGACCACACCAAAATCATCCTGTGCAAGTCTTCTGACGACGCCTACCTGCTCACCTATATCAGTCGGGAACGTGCCTCGTGCACGTACCTCCTCAGCATGTTGAATGAAATGGGCTGCACATCTGAGCTACGGCACCGCCTTAGATATGTGGTCCAGCTTCTCCAGCACCACACTGATGCCTGA
- the cacybp gene encoding calcyclin-binding protein: protein MDLTEQIKQLEEDLQELGSLLEKAERKRVQDLLKQEQKKVEKELAAKRQQKEQQARKEADPSAATKAAYTVKITSYAWDQSDKFVKIYLALKDVHKISAENVEVKFTERSFSVLVKDLDGKNHEMTVLNLLYPINEQDSYKKIKTDMVLVMCKKQSTKKWDCLTAVEKQSKEKEKPSLDDNADPGEGLMNVLKKIYAEGDDEMKRTINKAWTESQEKKLRGEEMMDY from the exons ATGGATTTAACCGAACAG ATTAAACAGTTGGAGGAAGACTTGCAGGAGCTGGGGTCCCTCTTGGAGAAGGCAGAGAGGAAAAGAGTTCAGGATCTACTTAAACAGGAGCAGAAAAAGGTGGAGAAGGAGCTCGCAGCTAAACGacaacaaaaagaacaacaggCTAGGAAGGAGGCAGACCCATCTGCAGCCACTAAGGCAGCATACACTGTCAAGATTACCAGCTATG CATGGGACCAGTCAGATAAGTTTGTCAAAATTTATCTGGCATTGAAAGATGTGCACAAAATATCAGCAGAAAATGTGGAGGTCAAATTTACAGAACG GTCATTTTCTGTGCTGGTGAAGGATCTAGATGGCAAAAACCACGAAATGACAGTTCTGAACTTGTTGTATCCAATCAATGAACAGGACAGCTACAAAAAG ataaaaacagacATGGTCTTGGTCATGTGCAAGAAGCAGTCAACAAAGAAGTGGGACTGTCTAACGGCGGTGGAAAAGCAGTCTAAAGAGAAAGA AAAACCCAGCCTTGACGATAATGCTGACCCCGGCGAGGGCCTGATGAATGTGTTGAAAAAGATTTATGCAGAGGGAGACGACGAGATGAAGAGAACAATCAACAAAGCTTGGACAGAGTCCCAAGAAAAGAAATTAAGAGGAGAGGAGATGATGGACTATTAA